In Spirochaetaceae bacterium, a single window of DNA contains:
- a CDS encoding HsdR family type I site-specific deoxyribonuclease: protein MSPVLYSEDTLVQRTTAKYLEEQLGWHSVYAFNAETFGPDGTLGRAGEVEVVLTRYLGAALDSLNPGLPGEAVDNAVRSIIEVSAAQSTLQTNQEKYDLLRNGAKVTYRDPRGGIETRTLRVFDFDDPENNHFLAVRELWIKGPLYRRRADLVGFVNGIPLLFVETKNIHRNIRRAYDENLADYQDTIPHVFHHNAFVVLGNGLEARIGSYSAPFEYFREWKRLDEDEPGIVDMETLLKGVCTKANFLDLFENYVLFDDSGERLIKVVAQNQQYLGVTRAVRAVEERQTAGGRLGVFWHTQGAGKSYSMAFFSRRVHRKLGGNFTFLVLCDRDDLDNQIYRTYAGCGVVGEHEEVRAGSGRHLKRLLGEHKAYVFSLIQKFNRDVMPDEPYSDRDDIIVIVDEAHRTQYGRLALNQRNALPNALYIAFTGTPLMKEDEITRRVFGDYVSRYGFQRAVEDGATVPLYYDARGDKLGVATDDLNERIAEKLDEFETDDVDVEQRLERELRRDYHIITAPERLEAIARDFVTHYATAWESGKAMFIAIDKITAVRMHGLIEKHWRSHARLSSATNIDGISVILGRAD from the coding sequence ATGAGCCCGGTGCTCTACAGCGAAGACACCCTCGTCCAGCGAACGACCGCCAAGTACCTCGAGGAGCAGCTTGGATGGCACTCGGTCTACGCCTTCAACGCCGAAACCTTCGGGCCGGACGGGACGCTGGGCCGGGCCGGCGAGGTAGAGGTGGTGCTCACGCGCTACCTCGGCGCGGCGCTCGATTCGCTCAATCCTGGCCTGCCGGGCGAAGCGGTCGACAACGCTGTCCGCTCCATCATCGAAGTGAGCGCAGCCCAGTCCACGCTTCAGACCAACCAGGAGAAGTACGACCTCCTGCGTAACGGCGCGAAAGTCACGTATCGGGACCCGCGCGGCGGCATCGAGACACGTACCCTGCGCGTCTTCGACTTTGACGATCCCGAGAACAACCACTTTCTCGCGGTGCGCGAGCTGTGGATCAAGGGGCCACTCTATCGCCGTCGCGCCGACCTGGTCGGTTTCGTCAACGGTATCCCGTTGCTCTTCGTGGAGACGAAGAACATCCATCGCAACATCCGCCGCGCTTACGACGAGAACCTCGCCGACTACCAGGACACCATCCCCCACGTCTTCCATCACAACGCGTTCGTGGTGCTCGGCAACGGCTTGGAGGCCCGCATCGGCAGCTACTCAGCGCCCTTCGAATACTTCCGCGAGTGGAAGCGCCTCGACGAGGACGAACCCGGCATCGTGGACATGGAGACGCTGCTCAAGGGCGTGTGCACCAAGGCGAACTTCCTCGACCTGTTCGAGAACTACGTCCTGTTCGACGACAGCGGCGAGAGGCTCATCAAGGTGGTCGCTCAGAACCAGCAGTACCTCGGCGTGACCCGGGCGGTGCGTGCCGTGGAGGAACGGCAGACCGCCGGTGGCAGGTTGGGGGTCTTCTGGCACACGCAAGGGGCGGGCAAGTCCTATTCCATGGCGTTCTTCAGCCGCAGGGTGCACCGCAAGCTCGGCGGCAACTTTACCTTCCTGGTGCTGTGCGACCGCGACGACTTGGACAATCAGATCTACCGCACCTACGCCGGCTGCGGTGTCGTCGGCGAACACGAGGAGGTACGGGCCGGAAGCGGCCGGCACCTCAAGCGCCTGCTCGGCGAGCACAAGGCCTACGTGTTCTCCCTGATTCAGAAGTTCAACCGGGACGTCATGCCCGACGAGCCCTACTCGGATCGGGACGACATCATCGTCATCGTAGACGAGGCGCACCGCACCCAGTACGGCCGGCTGGCGCTCAATCAGCGCAACGCGCTGCCCAACGCCCTCTACATCGCGTTCACGGGCACCCCGCTGATGAAGGAGGACGAGATCACCCGGCGGGTGTTCGGCGATTACGTCTCGCGGTATGGGTTCCAGCGGGCGGTGGAAGACGGCGCTACCGTGCCGCTCTACTACGATGCGCGCGGCGACAAGCTCGGCGTCGCCACCGACGACCTCAACGAGCGGATCGCCGAGAAGCTCGACGAGTTCGAGACTGATGACGTGGATGTGGAACAGCGCCTCGAACGCGAACTGAGACGGGACTACCACATCATCACCGCGCCCGAGCGCCTCGAAGCCATCGCCAGAGACTTCGTCACCCACTACGCCACGGCGTGGGAGAGCGGCAAGGCGATGTTCATAGCAATTGACAAGATCACCGCCGTCAGGATGCACGGTCTGATCGAGAAGCACTGGCGTAGTCACGCCAGGCTCAGCAGCGCCACGAATATCGATGGGATAAGCGTGATTCTGGGTCGAGCTGATT
- a CDS encoding restriction endonuclease subunit S, translating to MLGKLIDSDGGILQTGPFGSQLKQAEYSSDGVPVIMPTDIENGEVNKSTVARVPETTVERLSRHKMRAGGIVFPRRGAITKRAFIRPEQDGWLCGTGCIKIEVNGRRLWPRYLYYYLGLKDSIEWLERNAVGSTMLNLSTEIVSRFPIVCPSIPIQRRIADILSAYDNLIENNRRRISLLEQAARELYREWFVRLRFPGHESTRIFDGIPQGWERVALEHIGQLRYGRALKAEDRIDGDYPVYGSSGVVGTHNTPHVKGPGIIVGRKGNMGNVYWSDSDFCAIDTVYYMDPVAVTLFLYYTLENMDFINTDVAVPGLNRNLAHRRESLLPSVGLRDAFHKVAQSKHKQIALLRKENSSLEYARDLLLPRLMSGEVAV from the coding sequence TTGCTCGGCAAACTTATCGATTCCGATGGAGGCATTCTGCAAACTGGCCCATTCGGCTCTCAGCTCAAGCAGGCCGAGTACTCCAGCGATGGTGTCCCCGTCATCATGCCCACGGACATAGAAAACGGCGAAGTCAATAAGAGCACCGTAGCTCGTGTGCCCGAGACGACTGTAGAGCGGCTGAGCCGCCACAAAATGAGGGCAGGCGGTATAGTCTTTCCAAGGCGAGGCGCAATCACCAAGCGCGCGTTCATCCGTCCCGAACAGGACGGGTGGCTGTGTGGCACAGGTTGCATAAAGATTGAAGTGAATGGTCGCCGGCTGTGGCCAAGGTATCTCTACTACTACCTCGGACTGAAGGACTCGATAGAGTGGTTAGAAAGAAATGCTGTGGGATCGACGATGCTCAACCTCAGTACCGAAATCGTCTCTCGATTTCCGATTGTGTGCCCAAGCATACCGATACAACGTCGCATCGCCGATATCCTCTCTGCCTACGACAATCTGATCGAGAACAACCGACGGCGGATTTCACTACTGGAACAGGCAGCACGGGAGCTATACCGAGAGTGGTTTGTCCGGCTCCGCTTTCCCGGCCATGAGAGTACGCGGATCTTCGATGGTATTCCGCAAGGTTGGGAGAGAGTCGCACTAGAGCACATCGGGCAGCTTAGATACGGAAGGGCTTTGAAGGCTGAAGATAGAATCGACGGTGATTACCCGGTCTATGGATCAAGTGGGGTCGTAGGAACACACAATACGCCGCACGTGAAGGGGCCAGGCATCATTGTTGGACGGAAAGGAAACATGGGCAACGTATATTGGTCCGATAGCGACTTCTGCGCTATCGATACCGTCTACTATATGGATCCTGTGGCTGTGACGCTATTCCTATACTATACGCTAGAAAACATGGACTTCATCAATACGGACGTTGCGGTTCCTGGTCTAAACAGAAACCTTGCCCACCGCCGTGAATCCCTGCTACCAAGTGTGGGTCTGCGAGATGCCTTCCACAAGGTCGCCCAAAGCAAGCACAAGCAAATCGCGCTGTTGCGGAAAGAAAACAGTAGTCTTGAGTACGCTCGTGATCTCCTCCTGCCACGCTTGATGTCTGGCGAGGTGGCAGTATGA